The proteins below are encoded in one region of Engystomops pustulosus chromosome 8, aEngPut4.maternal, whole genome shotgun sequence:
- the CDK5R2 gene encoding cyclin-dependent kinase 5 activator 2 gives MGTVLSLSPAPGKAGPLDDKKPEPPGVGGGYLAIPNSKNGGSKPEKSLKRHSVLISALTWKRLVAASAKKKSAKKINPNPGPINGPLMPNNNLVEQLNHENLRKSQVSPGRREPKPVPVPTVPVSALEGQKIQQHQLVAVQKQASGRSLCSPRRVIVQASTGELLRCLGEFVCRRCYKLKELSPGEPTMWFRNVDRSLLLQGWQDQGFITPANLVFVYLLCREAIGDELSSEYELQASFLTCLYLAYSYMGNEISYPLKPFLVETDKEVFWQRCLSIIDRMSAKMLQINSDPHFFTQVFQDLKNEGETREPNGHWTINLDR, from the coding sequence ATGGGCACGGTCCTATCCCTGTCCCCGGCTCCGGGTAAAGCTGGACCCCTGGATGATAAGAAGCCGGAGCCCCCGGGTGTAGGTGGCGGGTATCTTGCTATACCCAACAGCAAGAATGGAGGTAGCAAACCGGAGAAAAGCCTAAAGAGACATTCAGTCCTCATCTCTGCGCTCACCTGGAAGAGACTGGTGGCGGCATCTGCCAAGAAGAAGAGCGCCAAGAAAATTAACCCCAACCCTGGACCGATCAATGGCCCGCTGATGCCCAATAACAACCTGGTGGAGCAACTCAATCACGAGAACCTGCGTAAATCTCAGGTCAGTCCTGGACGGAGGGAGCCCAAACCCGTACCGGTCCCTACAGTACCGGTCAGTGCCCTTGAAGGCCAGAAGATCCAGCAACACCAGCTGGTGGCCGTTCAGAAGCAGGCGAGCGGGCGGTCCCTCTGCTCGCCACGTAGGGTCATCGTCCAGGCCTCCACAGGGGAACTCCTCAGATGTCTGGGAGAATTTGTTTGTCGTCGGTGCTATAAACTGAAGGAGCTGAGCCCCGGAGAACCCACCATGTGGTTCCGCAACGTTGACCGCTCGTTGCTCCTCCAAGGCTGGCAAGACCAAGGCTTCATCACGCCCGCCAACCTGGTGTTCGTCTACCTTCTCTGTCGAGAAGCCATTGGCGATGAACTGTCCAGCGAGTACGAGCTACAAGCCTCCTTCCTCACCTGCCTCTACTTGGCTTATTCCTACATGGGGAATGAAATTTCCTACCCGCTCAAGCCCTTCCTGGTGGAGACTGACAAGGAGGTCTTCTGGCAACGCTGCCTGAGCATCATTGACCGTATGAGTGCCAAAATGCTGCAGATCAACTCTGACCCCCACTTTTTCACACAGGTCTTCCAGGATCTGAAGAACGAAGGCGAGACCAGAGAACCCAATGGCCACTGGACTATAAATTTGGACCGTTAG